DNA sequence from the Caretta caretta isolate rCarCar2 chromosome 23, rCarCar1.hap1, whole genome shotgun sequence genome:
atctatctaatctaatctatctatctatctcaagCTAATTCCCATCTGTGACGAAACCTGGGGAGTGTTAATAAatctccctcctttccccaatTTCCCAGCCCTTTGGGGAATGCATCGGGACACTCAGGTGCAGAGGGTGAAATTCCTTAGTTAGATTTCTAGTGGGGGTGAatttgggggctggggtgagtgAAGATTCGGGGGCTGGGGTGAGTGTGGGGGGCAGGTTTGGTGGGGTGGGTGAGTTTAGCGTGGAAGGTTCATGCAGGAAGGTTTgtgggaattgggtgtgtgtagggggagcccagagctgggatagcaggggactGAGGGTCAGGATTCAGGGGCACTGGAGATCTGGGGGTTCAGGGAgcgcagggctgggatagcagggggctgagggtcaggattgaggggcactggagATCTGAGggtgcagggagcccagggctgggatagcagagggTTACTAATTCTCCCCACACTCATCCCAACCGCCCAGAGCGTTCACTCATCTTGATTCCCCATCCCCTTCTCGGCCCTGCCCCCGACCCCGTTTACAcatctcctctttctcccccatcACTCAAGTagttcctttcccccttcccagaAGCCAACTGCTCCTACTTCAAGTTCTTCAGCACGGGGGAGAACGCCCACATCTTCCAGAGAACGACAAAAAAAGGTCAGGACCCCCCTGGATCACACCcacgggcccatctaccctggtgtCCGTCCTCCTCCCTACCCTAGATCACACCcacgggcccatctaccctggtgtCCGTCCTCCTCCCTACCCTAGATCACACCcacgggcccatctaccctggtgtCCGTCCTCCTCCCTACCCTAGATCACACCcacgggcccatctaccctggtgtCTGGCCTCCTCCCTACCCCAGATCACACCCACGGGCCCATGAAGCCAATGTCTCTTGGGCTGTAGTGGAGGCTGGCAGCGGGGCTTTTCCTCCCAGATTGGGGTAACTCTCTGTCTCCCCGCTCCCCAGAACTGAACATCACGGCGGCCGTGATCTCTCTTCTGAGCATCACCCTGATGGTGATGGGCTCGCTGTGCATCACCATGGCGCTGAGCAAAGGGGTGGAATTCCTGCTCAAACCCGCCTCCTGCTTCTTCATGATCTCCGGTAGGtcccgcctcccccgccccctgtggggcccccagcgccccccgcggagcccccgccccgctccccgccgcCCAGCGCCCCTGCGGAGCCCCCAACCCCCCTTCcggcagcccagcgccccccgctaagcccccaaaccccttcccgcagcccagcgccccccgctgagccccccgccccgctcctcgccgcccagcgccccccccccgctgagcccccaccccgctccttgccgcccccgccccgctccccgccgcCCAGCGCCCTCCGGGGAGCCCCCGCTCCGCTCCCCGCCGCCCAGCGCCCCCCTCCGAACCCCAGCCcggcagcccagcgccccccccccacgagccctcacaccccttcctgcagcccagcgcccccctcggAGCCCCCCGGCCCGCTCCCCGCCGCGCAGTGCCCCCCACGGagacccccgccccgctccccgccgcccagcgcccccactgagcccccgccctgctccccgcagcccagcgccccccgccccgctcccactCTCCCTCTCTCCCGGCAGGGATCCTGGTGCTGGTCAGCCTGGAGGTTTTCCGCCACTCGGTGCGGCGGCTCATCAGCAGCGACCGGAGCGTGCCCCTGGAGTACGAGTACTCGTGGTCCGTGGCCTGCGCCGTGGCCGCCGGCGCCGTGCTGATCTTCGGCGGCGGCtgcttccttctcctctccctgcccggCCTGGCCAGGGAGCCCGGCCACTGCTGCGTCCAGACCACCGCCACCCGCAGCGCCTGACggccgggggctgggggggcggcgggcgggggcgtgggcgtgggccggagtctcggggtgtgtgtgggggtcacAGACAAACGAGTGCTTCCTGCCCCACCTGGGGGGCGCCCTGCCTTGGATCAGCCCCCCCCCACCTACCGATGAACCTCTGGGGACTTCCCCCTTGCACTGGAAGGGGCCAGAACGCAGGACGGTAGGAAAGAGGGCGGCAGgcgaaggagggggtgggggcggagggatCAAATTAATAACCTCAGCGGGTCTGTATTTAATCCTGGATTTTATAAATGGCTATTTGTAGCTGGAGGGGGTGTCTTTCTGGtctcagtccccccccccccccccccccccggtcaatCCGGAGTCAATCCCAGTTGCAATGGGAGAGGGGCTGAGTTCTGATCTCAGCCCCCTGGGGTCAATCTGGAGTCACCCCCAATTGCAATGGGGGCATGGCCAGGTTCTGATCTGAGCTCCTGGCCTCGTCCATTCAGAGTCACTCCCAATTGcaatgggggcggggctgggttctgatctcagctccTGGTGTCAGTCTGGAGTCACTCCCAATTGTaatggagacagggcagggttCTGATCTCAGCCCTTGGGTCAATCTGGAGTTACCCCCTCACTgcaatgggggcagggcccagttCTGATCTCAGCTCCTGGCGTCAGTCCGGAGTCACTCCCAATTGTAATGGAGACAGGGCCgggttctgatctcagctccTGGGGTCAATCTAGAGTTACCCCGACTGCAATGGGGACAGGGCCGAGTTCTGATTTTAGCTTCCTGGGGTGTCAATGCAGAGTCCAGATTTACCCAGTGTAAACCGAACTCAGAATTCAGACCGTGTTAAGAATTAAGAATTTCACGGCTCTTGGTGCGAATGTTGCCCAAGAACCATTGACTCTGTTTTCTGGACTGAAAATCCAGAAAACCTCCCTCAGTTTCACCAGGTGGGAAGGGCGGGGGGCGGTGAAATTGACAAAGGAGCCCCGGTTTCAGATCTCCACCGGGCCCCGTGGGCTCTGCATGGGGCCCCCTCGATGTCCCCACGGTGAGCTGGGTGGGCGTGTTTAGGAGCAGCCCCCCCGACGTGGCCACTGGCAGCAGctgtctccccagccccccagagtCAGTCGGGCAGCGTGAGCCGCTCACCCAGCCTTGGCGTTCGACCCGGGCTGCTGCCTGATGCTGCAGGCGGCCCACGGGCATGGTCGGGGCAAAAGTGAGCGTGAACGGATAGCGATTCACTGGGGAAGGGAAGGCGTGAGAGgcgcagggcagggactggctggctcaggggggtggggaatggggcaccAGGCGtctcccctctagggggcaccgactcccatccagccccagggcagggactggttggctggggtgtggggggtgatgGAGCGAAGAATGGGACGCGAGGCCTCTCCCCTCtcggggcgccggctcccatctggACAGGACATTGTTTCAAGCTGAAGTTGAAAGTTTCAGGAAGAGGAAACTGAGCTAaatttgggagggagggaggcaggggggcaGAAAGGTTCAGGGGCTCGGGTGAGTTTGGGAGGCTCAGGAGTGAGAtagggggaggtttgggggagggggaagttgagGGGAAGGTTTGGGggccccaggggtgagtgggtggaggtttggggggagagggaaggtctgggggctgcaggggtgagtggggggaggttcggggggagagggaaggtttGGGGGCCCCAGGGATGagtggggggaggtttggggggagagggaaggtctgggggctgcaggggtgagtggggggaggttcggggggagagggaaggtttGGGGGCCCCAGGTGTgaggtttgggggcagggggaaggttggggtccccaggggtgagtgggtggAGGTGGAAGGTTTGGGggccccaggggtgagtgggtggAGGTGGAAGGTTTGGGGGctccaggggtgagtggggggaggtTCAGGGGGAGAGGAAAGGTCTGCGGGCTGCAGGGGTGAGTGAGGGGAGGttcggggggagagggaaggtttGGGGGCCCCAGGGAtgagtggggggaggtttagggggagagggaaggtctgggggctgcaggggtgagtggggggaggtttgggggcCCCAGGGATGagtggggggaggtttggggggaaggggaagcttgGATGCCCCAGGTGTgaggtttgggggcagggggaaggttggggtccccaggggtgagtgggtggAGGTGGAAGGTTTGGGggccccaggggtgagtggggggaggtttggggggagggggaagttgggGCAGGTTTGGGGGTTCAGGGGGGAGTTGGGTGAGGAGGCCGCAGGTAGGCCAGGCCGGCACCGGCGGGCGCGGCGGGTCTGTGTGGCGCGGTGAGGACAGTGCGTCCCTGGGGCCCGGGGCCGCGGGCCGGGTTATTCTGGGCCAGCCCCGTTCTCCAGTTACACCCTGTGCTGTAAACAGGGGTCTCGGTGGCAGCCCCAGATACTCCTGTGCGGACAGCAACGCGCAGCCCggccccccgccccgtccccagCTGGgcacggaacccaggagtcctgactcccggggtggggggcagagggttaggggggcgggggctggaagccaagactcctgggttctctccctggctctgggaagggagtggggcctagtggtttGAGAAGcgggggatgggagccaggactcctgggttctctgagAGGGTAtgtgtgctgcagggctgggggaggccccccccccccccccccccggccatggCGTTCCCAACTGGGCTCTGCAACGTGGCGGGCACGGCCTGGCATAAGAATGAGAACAAGAGTCGCTGGCTCTGTGCAGACTGATGTCACCCCCACCGCAATTCCTGCagcgccctgccccccccgccagccctgtgtgcccccccggcaacccctcaccccctctgggCACCCCCTGCAAcctccctgcactgggcagcCCCCTCACCCCGTGtgcccactgcagccctgcaccagcccagggcatggggtggggtgtgtgtgtgtgtgtaggtccCATTGAATACACCCACACCTGCCTGCACAGGGATCTTCACACCCCACTTCCCAGGTGCACACACCGAGACTGTGTCAGGTTGTACGACcgcacaaagacacacacacaccagccataAGCCCCCTACAAACCTACACAAACATCTACACAACACACACCACAGACATAtacaccctcccacccacagatctacacaccacacaaacatctacacagcacaGCCATATACACCTTCCCCCCCACATCTACACAAACGCACACCACAGGCATATACACCCTCCCCTCACACATCTACACAAACACAGCTATatacaccccctcctcccccctatCTACGTAAACCCATGACACAACACAGCCACATATACTCTCCCCCCAACAGgtctacacagacacaccactGTCGTAAACAACCGTCCCCCCACAAacctacacaaacacacaacacagcCATATATACCCTCCCCCAACAgatctacacacacacagctacacaaacacacaacacagcCATAAACACacccacaccacaaacacaatccATCACACACAGATCTACCCCAACATCACACATACCCACAACACAGCCATAAACATACCACAAATAAAACCATACAAATACACCCAAACAAATACATACAAATGTATGGTTCATACAaatacacccacccaccccctcaaaTAGGGACACACCCATACACAACACAGTCCTAAACACACCCCACACTGCATACACAAACTAGCATGCAAAGGTCTGTGCAAACACACAACAGAGCCATAAACATACCAAACAGAGATATCTACAACAGCCACAAAACACAGCAATAAACACCCCACACACAGAGatctacacaaacacacaacagcCACACCACACAGCCATAAACACACCGCACACATAGGTTtcgacaaacacacacacgcctAAAGTCCACGATGGAGCCATAAACGCCCCACACCCACAGTCCACCACACACTAGTCTACACAAACGTCACACATACCCCCCCACAGCCATAaacaccctcacccccacaccaacatgcacacacacaaacctacgCACAGAGATCTACACACAAATGcggatgcaaacacacacaccccccgccatCCCATGGCTGGCTATTTCCCCCCCCTTGGCGCAGGGGTTGGCAGCTTATTTCCATTTCGCTGAGCTCAGGAGGTTTCTGCCAAAGGCGCAAGGTGCtgcggagtgtgtgtgtgtcgggggggggggaaggagagaatgcAGAAGTGGAAGGACGGAGGAATAGAGGCTGTCAAGGACATAGAAGAGTCATCTGCTGATTTGCAtgtaaaagggggaggggaggaatctatccaacccccccacaccccctctacctatctatccccagccaccccctctatctatctgtctaatcaccctggggctggatgggagctggcgccccctagaggggaaaggccccacaccccattccctgcccccctgagccagccagtctctGCTCTagggccggatgggagccggtgccccctagaggggaaaggccccgtgccccagTCCCCGCTCcctggagccagccagtccctgccctgggccggatgggagctggcgccccctagaggggaaaggccccgggccccattccctgccccccctgagccagccagtccccgccctgggacTGGATGGGAGCTGGccccccctagaggggaaaggccccaggcCCCATTCCCCTTCAAACAGGAGTGAGGTCTGCAGGGCAGCAGCTTGAGCATCCTGCCCACAACACACAGTGACCTGCAGTCACGTGCAGTCAGCTCAGAGCTGCTTGGGGGGAGCTTCTAGCCAAGGGGGCAGCCCTGcagggggtctgtggggtggggaggggaactgcagctagaatcatagaatcatagaatatcagggttggaagggaccccagaaggtcatctagtccaaccccctgctcaaagcaggaccaaatcccagttaaatcatcccagccagggctttgtcaagcctgaccttaaaaacctctaaggaaggagattctaccacctccctaggtaacgcattccagtgtttcaccaccctcttagtgaaaaagtttttcctaatatccaatctaaacctcccccactgcagcttgagaccattactcctcgttctgtcatctgataccattgagaacagtctagagccatcctctttggaaccccctttcaggtagttgaaagcagctatcaaatcccccctcattcttctcttctgcaggctaaacaatcccagctccctcagcctctcctcataactcatgtgttccagtcccctcatcatttttgttgcccttcgctggactctctccaatttatccacatccttcttgaagtgtggggcccaaaactggacacagtactccagatgaggcctcaccaatgtcgaatagaggggaacgatcacgtccctcgatctgctcgctatgcccctacttatacatcccaaaatgccattggccttcttggcaacaagggcacactgctgactcatatccagcttctcgtccactgtcacccctaggtccttttccgcaaaactgctgcctagccattcggtccctagtctgtagctgtgcattgggttcttccgtcctaagtgcaggaccctgcacttatccttattgaacctcatcagatttcttttggcccaatcctccaatttgtctaggtccctctgtatcctatccctgccctccagcgtatctaccactcctcccagtttagtatcatccgcaaatttgctgagagtgcaatccacaccatcctccagatcatttatgaagatattgaacaaaaccggccccaggaccgacccttggggtactccacttgataccggctgccaactagatatggagccattgatcactacccgttgagcccgacaatctagccagctttctacccaccttgtagtgcattcatccagcccgtacttccttaacttgctgacaagaatactgtgggagaccgtgtcaaaagctttgctaaagtcaagaaacaatacatccactgctttcccttcatccacagaaccagtaatctcatcatagaaggtgattagattagtcaggcatgaccttcccttggtgaatccatgctggctgttcctgatcactttcctctcatgcaagtgcttcaggattgattctttgaggacctgctccatgatttttccagggactgaagtgaggctgactggcctgtagttcccaggatcctccttcttcccttttttaaagattggcactacattagcctttttccagtcatccgggacttcccccgttcgccacgagttttcaaagataatggccaatggctctgcaatcacagccgccaattccttcagcactctcggatgcaactcgtccggccccatggacttgtgcacgtccagcttttctaaatagtccctaaccacctctatctccacagagggctggccatct
Encoded proteins:
- the CACNG6 gene encoding voltage-dependent calcium channel gamma-6 subunit — translated: MMWPNFFLQQEEQRMAGLRGRVGGKRRPALSDAQEGKIKLAFFVAIVGVTLTVLAVGTEFWVELNTYKQNHSTMCEAAHYGLWKFCYKKLWVEDVEAERATCGPAELPGEANCSYFKFFSTGENAHIFQRTTKKELNITAAVISLLSITLMVMGSLCITMALSKGVEFLLKPASCFFMISGILVLVSLEVFRHSVRRLISSDRSVPLEYEYSWSVACAVAAGAVLIFGGGCFLLLSLPGLAREPGHCCVQTTATRSA